A stretch of DNA from Vibrio sp. ED004:
TTAGGCTTAATGGCAGCCACGATTCCTGCGTCTTTAATTTCAGGAAAACTAGGGAGAAAGCGAGGATTTAGTATTGGTAATGTGGTCGGTATTACAGGGGCGAGTTTTGCCACTTACGCGTTATCTCAACAACACTTCTATCTGTTCTGTTTCGCCACTTTCCTTCTTGGGATAGGCATAGGTTTTGGCACGCTTTATCGTTTTGCTGCAATCGAGGTGTGCGATGAAAATGCTCGCCATCGTGCGATTTCTATATCAATGGCTGGTGGCGTTCTTGCTGCCGTATTAGGGCCTAATTTGGCGATTATGTCGCAACAATGGTCGCAAGATGGTTTATACATTGGTGCTTTTGCTTCTTTGATTGGATTGAACATTCTTGCGTTACTCATCTTACAAACCATTCAATTCCCAAAAGTCTCTTTTAATAGTCAGGCGCCTAAATCCGATCCTCTCAGTGTGATTGTGAAAGCGCCTAACTTTATTGGCGCAGTGTTTGCTGCCATGGTCGCTTATGCGGTAATGAATATCCTGATGACAGCAACGCCATTGGCAATGATTGGCTGTGGCTTTGACTTTACTAAGGCGGCGGGGGTGATTGAGTGGCACGTATTGGGCATGTTTGTGCCTGCATTCTTTACCGGATCGCTTATCGAGAAGTTTGGATCAAGAATGATGATCTTAGCGGGTGGGGTGCTGTTTGTTGTCTGTATCGCGATTAACATTCATGGCGAATCTATCTGGCACTTCAGAGCGGCTTTGGTCGTGCTAGGTGTAGGTTGGAACTTCATGTTTATCGCGGCAACAGGCTTGTTTAGTCAGTCTTACCAATCGCAAAACAAAGCCAAGGCTCAAGCATTCAATGAATTTGTTGTCTTTGGTTGTGTGACTATCACAGCGATGCTTTCTGGTTGGCTAGAATCAACAGCAGGGTGGCAGAACCTTAATATCTATGTCTTACCCTTCGTGTTAGCCGTTATCTTGTTGTTCGCTTTTAGCGCGCGTAAATCGCGTGTTCAAAAGCAGCCTGTATAACGAGTATCGAGTGTGAATCAGTATATCTATTGCTGAGACCAAATAACGATTCCTTGGAATACAGACCAATAAAAAGCCCTACCATGTCGGTAGGGCTCTTGCTTACGGCTTAAATAATGACGTTTTCTTAAAACTGCTGTCTTAGCTTACTATCCTATGACAACAGTACTTAAGCTTGGTTTATCAGTACGCACGTTATTGGTTACGTACTTGTTTCAATGACTTGAGGTTGGAGCGACTTACAGGTCGACCATAATGGTCTTAGCCGTAATCCCCCCTTGGTCATCGATTATCTTAAGTGTCACCTCGTGCTTTCCGTATGAAGGGAAAATAGAAGTGTATGTGCGACCTCGTTTCACTTTTCCGTTTGGAAGTGTCCACTCGGTATCAACGATACGACCATCGCTGTCTGAGCTTGTTGACCACATGGTGACCCAGCGTCCCAAGTGGATGTACTTCGCACTTGCTTCCGGTAGGGCGTTTGGAGATTCAACACCCACTACAGAGCTGAACGAATCAGTGGCGCCTTTGTCGTCGACAACCGTCAAGCTCACCGTGTAATCACCGGCTTGCTCGTAAGACCAAGTTGGTGCCATTTCGTTGCTTGTTGCACCGTTACCAAAGTCCCATAGGTAGCGAGTAATCTCACCGTCTTGGTCAGAACTGAAGTTGTTTGCAGACACATTCAGGCCATTAACGTTAAGCTCGAAGTTCGCAGTAGGAGTGATGTTGTGTTGGCTTACTTTAGATAAGCTCACCACACCGTACTCGTTGTTGTCACTCTGGTTCACAATATCAACCGCTAAACCAAATTCAGTCAGAATACGCCCTGAATCGGGTGCTTGAGGTGATGTGTAATCTTGGTCGTCAGAGAAGCTGGCATTGCCCACCAAACTGGTGTCTTCAAGTACGTCATTGTCACTGTTTACAAGTCGCATTGGCGTGTGATCTTTGAGTGAGAACGCAGCATCACGAACTTGGTAGCGAGTTTGAGCAACTTCGCCTGAGTTTTCCCATACCATGGCATTTTGGTCTGCGTCTACAACACCTAACCAACCTTCACCAGGGTGCTTGCCAACCCAGTTATCGGTAAGAGATTCGTCTACATACCAAATGATCAGACCCGGATCGAATGACATCAATTGACCCATGCGTTTGATGTTAGCTAGGCCTTCATCAACGTCCATGTGGCTACGCCATTGCAGTAGGTAGTAGTGCTGAGCTTGATGGAATCCATTACTCAGCTTGTAACCATTAAGGGCGAAGGTGGAGTTGCTTTCACCATCGTCTATCTCAGTCACTTCACCATCGACAACCACAGTAAGGTTATCCAGATAGAAACCTTCCATCGCCAAGCCACCGTCTGTGATGTACTCAAACGAAAGCTCTATTTCTTGGCCTGTCCATTGTGAAACGTCAAACTCAGCATCAATCCAACCGCCAGACTCACCACCAATCGCAGGGACTAGACCCGTGTTGTATGGGTCATCCATTGAGGTGATGTTGCCTGCGATGGCTTGTCCATTCACGAGCACGCGTGCAAAGTCGTAATCTTTCTCGATTTCGTACCAAGTTTTAAACGAAAGCAGCGCTGAATCACCCGCTGGAATCACCAACTTACGAGTCATGCTGTTTTTCAGATCATCGCCTTTTTGAGAGTGGAAAGAGTACTCACCAGCAAACGGTTTTAAACCCTCGATCTGTTTCTCCGGAAGATCCACTTTAATCATGTTCGGACGGCTGTTATCTGTGGTTTGGAACAGCGTATAAACCTGTGGATTGTCTTCTAGGTCGTCAATTGAGATTTGATCATCGTTAATCCAACGACCACCAATCGACTTTTGAAGGAAATGTTTTGCCCAAGAGCTGAATGCGGTTGGTTGAGTACCGCCAATTTGACCAGCCCAACTGCCAGAAGACATGATAGACCAGTAAGACACGGGCTCACCTTTACCTGTGTATTGCGTGTCGTACTCGTCTGGCAGACCTAAATCATGGCCATATTCGTGAGCACAAACACCCGCTGCCGCATCGATCGGTTGAATCGTGTAATCAAATGCTGCGTATTGGCCGTTAAAGCGATCTGGAAGTGAACTTGAGGTGCCTTCTAGCACATGTGTGCGACCAAGGTTGAATCGGTGAGACCAGATTGCATCAGGGCCCAACACGCCACCACCGGCTTCTTCGCCTACGGATGCGTGGAATACCATTAAGTGATCAATCACGCCATCGGGTTCGCGGAAATTTCCGTCGCCGTCATAATCGTAACGATCTTCGATGTCGTAATCGGCTAAGTTGATGCTCGGATCTTGAGCCAATTGATTGAGCGCTTCGCGAACCAGTTCTTGTGCGTTCAAGTCATTGTCGGTAGTCGGGGAGTTGCCACCATAGAATGATGCAGGCTTAGAGGCGCGATACCAACCCGCAGCTTGGCCCGCAACGCTGTAACTGTCACCCGATTCGCTTTGGTAATACTGACGCATCGAGATTAGGTTTTCGCCATTTGGCCCTGTGTAACCCGAGTTTGAAAACAACAATTCTTGATAATGTTCTGGGTTGTAGCTCTCGTAGAGCATTTGCGTGTGCGCTTCGGTTAGCCTGTTGTCATCCCAGTTCAAATCCGGGAAATCAACCAATAGCGCGAGCACTTTATCGGTACGCTTGGTGCCGACTTCCAAAGCAAAGACGCTCGCTTTTTTAACGCCAGACCCTTTTTCGATGGCTTTGAGTATTTTCGCTCGTTGCTCTAACGCTTTTTTACCGAATTGAGCATCACCTTTAAAACCGGAATTGATCTTATTTTTTAAGTAACGGTCAAGAGCATCGTGTTTTGCAACATCGCTTGCATCTTGATCGACTAAGCCTTGTCTTACTAGCATTTCAATCAGTTTGTCTTCATTAACAACACCTAAATCAATCGGCGTTTTAGCATAACTACTGACGCTAAATAGAGTAAGCATTGCTGAAGCTAGCAATGTTTTTCTCATTATCTTCATTACATTTCCTTTTTGTATTTCCATGTCGATATCAGAATCAACTCGCCTTATTCAGAATGGTTGTCCGAGTTTGGCTTAATACACTCTTTTGGTGTTTTAGGTATCTGACGTTTATTAGTTAACTTGCTTTTTCTTTCTATCTCGTTTGTATTACCAGATTCATAGGTACTTTCTATTTCTCGCTGATTTTTTAAATCAAACTGATTGCCTTTCACTTGCTTTGCGTTGAGATAGGTACGTAAAGCTTCGTGGTTGTCCTCGTAGGTTAAGCCAGAACAAATAACGCCTCGTTCAATCAATGACTTGAGTAACAGTTCATCATTCTCAATGGTGGAAGCCTGTGACAGTGAGGAGAAAATTAGAACCATTAAAGTCATTGTTTTGTGTGACATTTTTATATCAAGCCATCAGTTTTGATTATGTAACAAAATATATTTATAAAATTAACCAATCAAACTGATAATTATCACAAATCATTATCCGTTCCGGTTTCAACATTAAGAGTTAATATCAAATAAGATCGGCTATTTATTTTATTGTCAGCTATTTAGTGAATTTGTACGCATTAATAGTTGATAGTATTGATAATTAATAACAATGTTAGGCTTATGGTTACTATGCTGGAGAGCGCTTTATATAAGGTATCGGAGATTAATTAACTAACGCGATGTTCTATATTTGATGTTTAATAAATGCACGTAATAATTGAGTGTTTAGTAAATAATCACTCTCAAATTATTTTCACGAGAAATAGTATCAATTAGTTGTTCAAGCATGATTTAAAGTGCTTCACGAAAGGGGATTTGACATTTGAACAGCGATACGGGGTGATGGAAGAGAGAAAAGAGCCCAAGTTGAGGCTCTTTGGTAGCAGGTAAGCGAGTGTTTATCGCTTCTAAGATTGGGATACATCGCGATAAAAGTATCGCTCACAAACACTTGGGTTTATACGCTTGATGACGTTAGATATCAGAGCGATAACGAGCACTGAGAATACGAGCCTTCCCCAGAATATGGTGTAGAAATCGGCTCCTATCAGTAGGATCAACAAAGTATCCTCTATCAGGCTGTGGAGTAGGTTGAGCAACATGATCGCTGTGAATACGTCTCTTGCGGAGATGTGTCCCTTTTTCGCTTCATTGATTAATAATCCGCCCCCAAACGAAAGGCCAAGAGTAATCCCTATGATGGTTAGGTTGGTCGCGTCTTTGCTGATTCCCAACAACCTCAAGAATGGTCTCAACATGACTGCCATCAGTTTTTCAATTCCAACAAGCTTTAAGATCTTGAGTAGCAGTAATAGCGCTGAGATCACCATGAAGATAACCGCAAAACTCTTAATCTGATCCAAGGCCCAGGTGAGGTAACTGGTATCCGTTGATACTTCCGGTTGCCAAAGCACAGTCGCGGGGTAGTTGAGTAAGTCACCATATTGATAACTGAGGTTCAGCAGCCATGCTAATACCAAGCTGCCGCCGACTCTGACTGATAACGTTGCCAACCAACTCACGCCTGCTTTTTTGGCTATCGCACCTTCAATTGGCAGTGAATGGGCGAGAAGCATCATGCTGCCTAATACGGAGGCTTGAGCGACAGTAAGGGGAACATCGGAACTGATGAGAATGATTAACCCAGCATAGATGTTAGTGAGTATGGTGGTTGCCCATACCAAGCCCATCTCTTTTGGTAAGCCAACGCTTTCCATTATAGGGCTTAACCATTCGCTAAGAATCACGATACCGCCGAGCTCTTCGATCACTTTTATCACGATAATGATTGGAATCATGATTCGAAAAAGCGTCGAGGTGACATCGAAAATCTCTTTAAAGAGTTCTTTAAAAAATTGATAAGTGAATTTCATTGTTACGACCATTATTCGATTGTGTTGTATGAGAAGATCTTATCGCGATTGTTGTGATCGTAATTTTGAAATGGCTTTGTAAAGTTGCGTTAGATTTTTTAATTATCGTAGTATTAGAAATTATAAGTCACAAAACTATGGTTCTAAGAAATTATGGAAATAGACCGTATAGATCGAAGCATACTGGTAGAGCTTCAAAAGAATAACCGAATTCCTAATCAAGCGCTGGCTGAGATTGTTGGCTTATCACCGCCTGCTTGCTTGAAGCGAGTGAAGCGCCTGAGAGAAGAGGGCGTGATTGTGGGTGATGTGTCTATCATCAATCCTGAGCTTACTGGCAGTAAGATGACTTTGGTTGTGTCTGTGGAAATGGAGCGAGATCGAGGGGACATCTATCAGATATTTCGCCACTCTATTTCAAAGGCTGCGGAAGTGACTCAGTGTTACCAGATTTCCGGCAGCTTTGACTTTATGTTGATTGTTACGGTCAAAGACATTCAAGCCTATGAAGATTTTGTGGAGCGAGTGTTGCGTAAAGACTTAAACATTCGAAAGTTCCACACCTCTGTATCAATGAGAACGGTGAAGTTTAGTACCGCAGTGAACTTAGATGAGTCATAAACGCTAGCTTGAAGATATGTGATGCATTGAGGTTTGTGAGGTCACTGGCTTATTTTTGTTTAAATAGCAGGCATTTACACAAAATGTGATGTTCACATTTTGTCATAACTTTAATAATTGTATATATTCCTCGCCTAAAATAATAATTAACAAAAGTTAATATAATGACTGTCAGCTCATCTTCTCAATCTCGTGAAACGCTTCTCAGCGAAAACGAACAACTTGTCTCGACGACCGACCTTAAGGGCGTGATTACTTACAGTAATGATGCTTTTTGTCGTATCGCAGAATACAGCCAGCAAGAATTGCTAGGGCAACACCACAATATTGTGAGGCATGGTGATATGCCTAAAGCGGCGTTTGCCGATATGTGGGTAAACCTTAAGCAAGGTAAGGCGTGGCGCGGGATCGTAAAAAATAAGACTAAATCTGGTGGATATTACTGGGTTGATGCTTACGTTACCCCAATCTACGAGAGCGGCAAGGTGAGTGGCTATCAGTCTGTTCGTGTTAAACCGAAGAATGAGTGGGTGCAGATTGCAGATAAGGCCTACCAAGGTTTATTGAAGGCTGAGAAGTCTGGTCGCCAATGGTCATTACAGATCAGTGACAGTGTTCGCTATGCTGTCTTATTGGGCTCTCTGGCTGCGCCTCTGATTTCAAACCTTGTCGAAGTAGGGCAAGTATCCCAATGGCTTCTTAGCTTGCTGCCTGTTTCTGCATTAGCTCTGCTTTTCCGACAAGAGCTGATTGATACTCCTTTACAGCTGAAAAAACTGCAGTCGAAATTCGATAGTGTGAGCCGGTTGGTTTATTCAGGTAACAGTAAATTCTCAGTGGCCGATTTCCACTTAAAGCTGTTGTCTGCTCGAATTCGCACGGTACTCGGCCGTATGACCGATTCTGCGAAACCACTGCAAGACTTAGCCGATAATCTGAATGCTACTTCGTTTGAAGTATCAGAAGCGTTAGATCAACAAACCAAAGACATTCTACAAGTTCGTGAAGCAACGGAAGAGGTTGAAGTCACGGCGAATGAGGTCTCTTCTCGTACTGAAGAAGCGCATCAGATTGTTGATGTGACTCTACAAACCTGTGCGGGTGCTAAAGAGAGTATTAACCAAACTCACCGCAACCTTGAAAACCTAGCTTCACAGGCCGAGAAAGCCACACACACGACGTACCAGTTGAGCGACCAAGCACAGAGTGTCAGCAAGATCATGGAAGAGATCGGCGGTATTGCCGAACAAACCAACCTGTTGGCATTGAACGCTGCGATAGAGGCGGCGAGAGCGGGTGAGCAAGGTCGAGGCTTCGCAGTGGTTGCTGATGAAGTCCGTGCGTTATCCGGTCGAACATCTAAGGCGACGGTTCAAATCAAAGAGAGCATTGATACCATGCTCGCAACGATTGAGGGCTGGCAAAAAGATATTCTGGCTAACAGAGAGCAGACAGACGCGTGTGGCGATGTAGCAAAGGTAAGTTCAGAACGTTTATCGGAAGTTGAGAACCTGATGCAATCGATGAACGAGTTGATGCAGTCGGTAGAAAGCTCTGCGCATAAACAGCGTCAGCTATCGAGTGATGTAAACCTTCATATGCAATCTATCGCTTCAACGGCCGAGCAAAACCTGGTTGCGACGCATTCTGTTAAAGACCATTCAACAGAGCTGAAAGAGCAAGTGAACGAGTTCTATCAACTAGCGAAGCGTTTTGAAGAAAAATAGCTCTCAAAGATAATTAGAATGAGAAATAAGAGAAAGCCTTGCGAAATTAGCAGGGCTTTTTTGTAGCTCAACGCTTCGTTTTGAAAATCTTTGAAACAAAAATAAAACACCGTTCAATTACGAATGGGTTACACTTCTACTATTCCAATCAAACTTTGAGTTACTGAGATGCGCCCCCTTATTTTTACCGTTTTTTGTTTCAGTTTTATGAGCTTCCCAAGCTTAGCTTCAAAGGGGTCTCACTATCTCTATACGGGATATCAGAACACACGAGTTAGTGATGATGGCTTTCAAGATTACTTTGAAGGTTCTTACAACAATTCAGGCAGTAAGCAGCTTTACGGCGGCTATTTCGGAGGGAATTATGCAGTAACGGATTCTCTGTTTGTTGGTTTCGACTCTTCAAAGACGACACGATCTTCAACGACTTTGTCCGATCTGTCGATTCAATTGGGCTGGTACCATTCGGTCACTCAACAGGTTGAACTGTACGCATCTGGAGGCGTTAATTGGGTGAAACCTAAGAGACGTTCTTCGTGTCGTAATGACAGTATTCTTGACCCATGTAACAGGGAAACCAACAAAAACTACGATGAAGGATTTATCGGTGAAGCGGGCGCTGTGGTTTCGATTAACGAACGTTGGTCGCTGCAACCGTTTTACAGTTATACAGATACCTATGAACATGGTTTAAATAGCTTAGGGGTTGTGAGCTCGGTTAATATTATCTCGTGGCTTGCCGTTGATGCTGGTTATGACTACACCTATAGCAAAAACCTAAAGCAAAACACGGTTCGAGTCGGCGCGCGGTTTAGTTTCTAGTCTTTCATCTCTAACAGACAACAGACAACAGACAACAAACAACATATACAAAAATGTATGGTCCGCCCCGTTATTGCAACTACAATTAAGTAATAACGGAGTTGGTTTGCGCTAATGTATTCGGGGTCCTTGTTGGGAGCACTAGCTTCCCAGCTCCACGATGATATCCGCGCCAGATTATCCTTAAAAAGCCCAAAGCATTGATTGCTATTTTTTGTGTCAGGTTCTTAATCTGGCCGATTGACCGTTTTTGTCATCACGTTCATTGGCGTTGCAAACTTGGTTATAGCTAAACAGCCTTAAAAGCTTGGCGGTGGTATAACACCGCCCAAGCTATCCTCACTAGCTTGTTGGCTAATGCAACTACCACTACATTAAATGGTTTGGTGGCTCGTAGGTTCACAAGCCACTCTCCAAACACTTTCCCTGTCGTCTCTGGCCTAGAGAGTACAGCTCTTGCGCCATGGATAAACAGAGTTCTGAGGTGCTTATTTCCTCGTTTACTCATACCAAGTAGCTTGGTATTTCCTCCCGTTGAGAATTGCCTTGGTACAAGTCCCAACCAAGCCGCCATCTCGCGGCCATTGGTGAAGTTACTCGGAGAGCTTACATCAGCAATACACAATGTGGAGGTAAGATCGCCAATTCCAGGGATAGTTTTTAATAATTGAGCACTTTCGTTATTATCAACAATAGTTTGAAGTTTGATATCTTGGGTTTTGATTTGTTCATTGAGGTACTTGTAGTGTTCATGGATAGATATCAATTCACATAGCAAGCTTTTGGTAGTGATACTGTTTGTTCTGCTAACCATTGAAACAGAGACTTCATCTTTGCATGCCCTTTGGGAAAGCTAAGGCCAAACTCAAGTAAGATCGCGCCGATCCGCGACATAGTGGCGGTTCTCTCCTTGATATAACTATCTCTGACTCGATGAATCGCTGCGATGACTTGAGCCTCTTCACTTTTACAGCCACAAA
This window harbors:
- a CDS encoding MFS transporter, with product MNRNVWLLSLCQALLMTGNILLISVIGLIGKQIAPSVSMITLPVALQFLGLMAATIPASLISGKLGRKRGFSIGNVVGITGASFATYALSQQHFYLFCFATFLLGIGIGFGTLYRFAAIEVCDENARHRAISISMAGGVLAAVLGPNLAIMSQQWSQDGLYIGAFASLIGLNILALLILQTIQFPKVSFNSQAPKSDPLSVIVKAPNFIGAVFAAMVAYAVMNILMTATPLAMIGCGFDFTKAAGVIEWHVLGMFVPAFFTGSLIEKFGSRMMILAGGVLFVVCIAINIHGESIWHFRAALVVLGVGWNFMFIAATGLFSQSYQSQNKAKAQAFNEFVVFGCVTITAMLSGWLESTAGWQNLNIYVLPFVLAVILLFAFSARKSRVQKQPV
- a CDS encoding immune inhibitor A domain-containing protein; translated protein: MKIMRKTLLASAMLTLFSVSSYAKTPIDLGVVNEDKLIEMLVRQGLVDQDASDVAKHDALDRYLKNKINSGFKGDAQFGKKALEQRAKILKAIEKGSGVKKASVFALEVGTKRTDKVLALLVDFPDLNWDDNRLTEAHTQMLYESYNPEHYQELLFSNSGYTGPNGENLISMRQYYQSESGDSYSVAGQAAGWYRASKPASFYGGNSPTTDNDLNAQELVREALNQLAQDPSINLADYDIEDRYDYDGDGNFREPDGVIDHLMVFHASVGEEAGGGVLGPDAIWSHRFNLGRTHVLEGTSSSLPDRFNGQYAAFDYTIQPIDAAAGVCAHEYGHDLGLPDEYDTQYTGKGEPVSYWSIMSSGSWAGQIGGTQPTAFSSWAKHFLQKSIGGRWINDDQISIDDLEDNPQVYTLFQTTDNSRPNMIKVDLPEKQIEGLKPFAGEYSFHSQKGDDLKNSMTRKLVIPAGDSALLSFKTWYEIEKDYDFARVLVNGQAIAGNITSMDDPYNTGLVPAIGGESGGWIDAEFDVSQWTGQEIELSFEYITDGGLAMEGFYLDNLTVVVDGEVTEIDDGESNSTFALNGYKLSNGFHQAQHYYLLQWRSHMDVDEGLANIKRMGQLMSFDPGLIIWYVDESLTDNWVGKHPGEGWLGVVDADQNAMVWENSGEVAQTRYQVRDAAFSLKDHTPMRLVNSDNDVLEDTSLVGNASFSDDQDYTSPQAPDSGRILTEFGLAVDIVNQSDNNEYGVVSLSKVSQHNITPTANFELNVNGLNVSANNFSSDQDGEITRYLWDFGNGATSNEMAPTWSYEQAGDYTVSLTVVDDKGATDSFSSVVGVESPNALPEASAKYIHLGRWVTMWSTSSDSDGRIVDTEWTLPNGKVKRGRTYTSIFPSYGKHEVTLKIIDDQGGITAKTIMVDL
- a CDS encoding Lrp/AsnC family transcriptional regulator, which encodes MEIDRIDRSILVELQKNNRIPNQALAEIVGLSPPACLKRVKRLREEGVIVGDVSIINPELTGSKMTLVVSVEMERDRGDIYQIFRHSISKAAEVTQCYQISGSFDFMLIVTVKDIQAYEDFVERVLRKDLNIRKFHTSVSMRTVKFSTAVNLDES
- a CDS encoding PAS domain-containing methyl-accepting chemotaxis protein, whose protein sequence is MTVSSSSQSRETLLSENEQLVSTTDLKGVITYSNDAFCRIAEYSQQELLGQHHNIVRHGDMPKAAFADMWVNLKQGKAWRGIVKNKTKSGGYYWVDAYVTPIYESGKVSGYQSVRVKPKNEWVQIADKAYQGLLKAEKSGRQWSLQISDSVRYAVLLGSLAAPLISNLVEVGQVSQWLLSLLPVSALALLFRQELIDTPLQLKKLQSKFDSVSRLVYSGNSKFSVADFHLKLLSARIRTVLGRMTDSAKPLQDLADNLNATSFEVSEALDQQTKDILQVREATEEVEVTANEVSSRTEEAHQIVDVTLQTCAGAKESINQTHRNLENLASQAEKATHTTYQLSDQAQSVSKIMEEIGGIAEQTNLLALNAAIEAARAGEQGRGFAVVADEVRALSGRTSKATVQIKESIDTMLATIEGWQKDILANREQTDACGDVAKVSSERLSEVENLMQSMNELMQSVESSAHKQRQLSSDVNLHMQSIASTAEQNLVATHSVKDHSTELKEQVNEFYQLAKRFEEK